Proteins from a genomic interval of Acanthopagrus latus isolate v.2019 chromosome 7, fAcaLat1.1, whole genome shotgun sequence:
- the atxn7l2b gene encoding ataxin-7-like protein 2b: MAALDRRNPNLDDFVGLNWSCWVDRVNISPSDAGSHAEDSSKCERDGPETMTLRREDMHIYGHCPAHDEIYLVVCSHCGQVVKPQAFEKHCERRHGLLTKMCSQSSTLAPQQRPRPGRPLSNLSPARERQKDGRCHETSGPSSAVLPVHQHRPNKAQREAVSLPPVEKFPEENPSLPQPSSSTPRPRVPPWHSGPLPPGHCSSSTSPSERPSAQKPTAGQSSESHSPLRGTRTYSRISKTLDKKECDLNKHCRVLDPERKKLCSRELICNTDSIHQQQKAMGKTKSFDQLAAEKRTASAGRDMEQLLVKSKDKEQHLEAFEEKTTTQGSKYNSSSNCHILRSGDPSKSFPEEEVNSTMKVEVQPPYPFNQTLVSSEDSENDEQEEASDLPAAPWHPKPLGLCTFGCRTLGCSIFTFDRRWHHLRFALSAMLEQHVNTHLWKKMPQVSSGLRSHHVTPPTVGSPVRSGAKPSKSTGSLSLESTSLGQMETKSSQHSAHSTKPPSSTASANMGPGRRRNPGKARQTNASVAQKAEKLSHSAEDKSPKYIREPPLHEKCQPHVPSSQGPVNGTFSHRKKPCPPLQRSPRSRGKPPGVQQQLVGYDHGGHAQKRKGTNESVPLGSKCQRLSSTSRSSLLTWKGENIEKVFGWGLERRTDS; encoded by the exons ATATGCACATATATGGCCACTGCCCAGCACATGATGAGATCTATCTGGTGGTGTGCAGCCACTGTGGGCAGGTGGTGAAGCCTCAAGCCTTTGAGAAGCACTGTGAGAGGCGGCACGGTCTTCTTACCAAGATGTGCAGCCAGTCATCTACCTTGGCTCCACAGCAGCGTCCGCGCCCCGGCCGCCCGCTTTCAAACCTTTCCCCCGCtagagagaggcagaaggaTGGCAGATGTCATGAAACCAGCGGCCCCTCCTCAGCTGTGTTACCAGTCCACCAGCACAGGCCTAACAAGGCCCAGAGGGAGGCAGTGAG TCTTCCTCCAGTGGAGAAGTTCCCTGAGGAGAATCCTTCCCTCCCACAACCGTCCTCCTCCACACCTCGACCCAGGGTTCCTCCGTGGCACTCGGGGCCGCTGCCCCCTGGCCACtgttcttcctccacctctccgtcAGAGAGACCCTCTGCGCAGAAGCCCACAGCTGGCCAGTCCAGTGAGTCTCACAGTCCTCTGCGGGGGACAAGAACCTACAGCCGGATCTCCAAAACACTCGACA AGAAAGAATGTGACCTGAACAAACACTGCCGTGTTCTGGATCCAGAAAGGAAGAAGCTGTGCAGCCGGGAGCTTATATGCAAT ACTGACTCcatccaccagcagcagaaggCAATGGGGAAGACTAAGAGCTTTGATCAGTTGGCAGCGGAGAAGAGAACAGCCTCAGCAGGTCGAGATATGGAGCAGCTTCTCGTCAAATCAAAAGACAAGGAGCAACATTTGGAAGCTTTTGAAGAGAAGACAACAACTCAGGGCAGCAAATATAACTCCAGCAGCAACTGTCACATTCTCAG GTCCGGAGATCCATCGAAAAGCTTTCCAGAGGAGGAGGTCAACAGCACCATGAAAGTGGAGGTACAACCTCCATATCCCTTCAACCAGACTCTGGTGTCGAGCGAGGACAGTGAAAACGACGAGCAAGAGGAAGCCTCAGACCTGCCTGCTGCACCCTGGCACCCCAAACCTCTCGGG CTATGCACTTTTGGATGCCGCACACTGGGCTGCAGCATCTTCACCTTTGACCGCCGTTGGCACCACTTGCGGTTTGCCCTCAGTGCCATGTTGGAGCAGCATGTCAACACACACTTGTGGAA GAAAATGCCTCAAGTCTCATCAGGTCTCAGGTCCCATCATGTCACACCTCCAACTGTAGGATCACCTGTCAGGAGTGGAGCCAAACCCTCCAAATCCACTGGCTCCCTCAGCCTTGAGTCTACCTCACTGGGACAAATGGAAACCAAAAGCAGTCAGCACAGTGCTCACAGTACCAAACCGCCTTCTTCCACTGCGTCTGCAAACATGGGGCCCGGTCGACGGCGCAACCCTGGCAAGGCTCGCCAGACCAATGCAAGCGTTGCACAGAAAGCTGAAAAGCTGTCACACAGCGCTGAGGACAAATCCCCCAAATACATCAGGGAACCCCCACTCCATGAGAAGTGCCAGCCACACGTGCCCTCCTCTCAGGGACCAGTAAATGGTACGTTCTCACACAGAAAGAAGCCATGTCCTCCTCTCCAGCGCTCCCCCCGCAGCAGAGGGAAGCCCCCAGgggtccagcagcagctggtgggtTATGACCATGGGGGTCATGCCCAAAAACGCAAAGGCACCAATGAGTCAGTGCCTCTCGGCTCTAAGTGTCAGCGTTTGTCCTCCACTTCCCGTTCCAGCCTCCTCACCTGGAAAGGAGAGAATATTGAGAAAGTGTTCGGCTGGGGCCTGGAGAGAAGAACCGACTCCTGA